A section of the Solitalea canadensis DSM 3403 genome encodes:
- the ribD gene encoding bifunctional diaminohydroxyphosphoribosylaminopyrimidine deaminase/5-amino-6-(5-phosphoribosylamino)uracil reductase RibD has product MDKHQLYIKRCIELALNGLGSVSPNPMVGAVIVCDEKIIGEGYHKQFGKAHAEVNAINSILENYADAEELLKRSTIYVSLEPCSHHGKTPPCADLIIKHKIPKVVIGCKDPYEKVSGRGIELLKNASIEVLTGVLENECLALNKRFITLQTQHRPYIILKWAQTANGYFAPTDHSQFWITGKRAKQLVHKWRSEEDAVLIGSRTALTDNPQLTVRDFAGRNPVRVVIDRLLKLPKDLNIFNNEAKTIVYNESKLGVEGNVYYNTLEFNEYLPQFMMYQLYLQDIQSVIIEGGANVLNQFINYGLWDEARVFTGEKTLENGTPAPAVSGKVISSEMIDQDELTIIANKNNPYIAL; this is encoded by the coding sequence ATGGATAAACATCAACTCTACATAAAACGTTGCATCGAATTAGCCCTTAACGGGCTTGGATCGGTAAGTCCGAACCCCATGGTTGGTGCGGTAATTGTATGTGACGAAAAAATCATCGGCGAAGGTTATCATAAACAATTCGGTAAAGCCCATGCGGAAGTAAATGCGATTAACTCCATATTGGAAAATTATGCTGATGCGGAGGAGCTATTAAAGCGCTCCACCATTTATGTTAGCTTGGAACCCTGCTCTCATCATGGAAAAACACCTCCATGTGCTGATTTAATTATCAAGCACAAAATCCCAAAAGTGGTTATTGGCTGTAAAGACCCCTATGAAAAAGTAAGCGGACGAGGCATCGAGCTATTAAAAAATGCTAGTATCGAAGTATTAACAGGCGTACTTGAAAATGAGTGTTTGGCATTAAATAAACGATTTATCACGCTTCAGACACAACATCGTCCGTATATTATTCTAAAATGGGCACAAACTGCCAATGGGTATTTTGCTCCAACTGATCATTCACAATTCTGGATTACGGGAAAAAGAGCTAAACAACTGGTACATAAATGGAGAAGTGAAGAAGATGCTGTTCTAATTGGTTCAAGAACTGCTTTGACTGACAATCCTCAGTTAACAGTTAGAGATTTCGCCGGAAGGAACCCAGTCAGAGTGGTTATAGACCGTCTTTTGAAGCTTCCTAAAGACTTGAACATCTTTAATAACGAAGCCAAAACGATTGTTTACAATGAATCAAAATTAGGTGTGGAAGGCAACGTTTATTATAACACCTTAGAATTCAACGAGTATTTACCTCAATTCATGATGTATCAATTGTATTTACAAGATATTCAGTCGGTTATTATTGAAGGAGGAGCAAATGTGCTTAACCAGTTTATTAACTATGGATTATGGGACGAGGCTCGTGTATTCACAGGAGAAAAGACCCTGGAAAATGGTACTCCAGCCCCAGCAGTTTCCGGTAAAGTTATCTCATCGGAAATGATCGACCAGGATGAATTGACAATTATTGCCAATAAAAACAATCCTTATATAGCGCTCTGA
- a CDS encoding menaquinone biosynthetic enzyme MqnA/MqnD family protein, with product MMNDRNQKLRISAVSYTNTKPFIYGLEHSGILNKVELSRDIPADCAQKLIDNQVDIGLIPVAALLRLSYYEIVADYCIGATGAVNSVFVFSDIPVEDIKTIRLDPQSRTSNNLARILMKKHWKIDPVVLNEGEADAQVLIGDRTFGRKDEFNYVYDLAEEWQKLTGLPFVFAVWAANKPIDEAIKAELNAALAYGIEHRPELLKTIEKRSDFDIDYYLMHSIDFVFDEKKHEALNLYLEYLKEIDHSLVPEFSI from the coding sequence ATGATGAATGATAGAAACCAAAAATTGAGAATTTCTGCTGTATCTTATACCAATACCAAGCCCTTTATTTATGGTTTAGAGCATTCGGGTATTTTAAATAAGGTAGAGTTATCTCGCGATATCCCAGCTGATTGCGCACAAAAACTTATTGATAATCAAGTAGATATTGGATTGATTCCAGTGGCCGCGTTGCTTAGGTTATCCTATTACGAGATTGTGGCTGATTACTGCATAGGAGCTACCGGAGCAGTAAATTCGGTATTTGTTTTTAGTGATATTCCGGTTGAAGATATCAAGACAATCCGTTTGGATCCTCAATCACGCACTTCGAATAATTTGGCTCGTATCCTAATGAAAAAACATTGGAAAATTGATCCGGTGGTTTTGAATGAAGGCGAAGCTGATGCGCAAGTGTTGATAGGCGACAGAACTTTTGGAAGAAAAGATGAATTCAATTATGTATATGATTTAGCAGAAGAGTGGCAAAAACTAACAGGTTTACCATTTGTGTTTGCAGTGTGGGCAGCCAATAAGCCAATAGATGAAGCTATTAAAGCTGAGTTAAATGCGGCTTTGGCGTATGGCATTGAACATCGCCCTGAGTTATTGAAAACCATAGAAAAGCGCAGTGATTTTGACATTGATTATTACCTGATGCATAGTATTGATTTTGTGTTTGATGAGAAAAAGCATGAAGCATTAAATCTTTACCTTGAATATCTTAAAGAAATTGATCATAGTCTGGTTCCTGAATTTTCTATTTAA
- the prmC gene encoding peptide chain release factor N(5)-glutamine methyltransferase has protein sequence MPLVKEFENHLTEKLSVLYDQQEARSIAQLVLMHLLKFNKVQLSMNGIRELTMQEVTSIEMVLIELLTGKPVQYVLGETEFYGCRIKVNENVLIPRPETEELVHWILADQKKNSKEDISILDVCTGSGCIPIALKKNLHSAKVQGLDISYGALETAMQNAVLNKTEVKFYQCDILQLQPVNEREFDIIVSNPPYVRDSEKEKMHKNVLDFEPHLALFVEDNDPLLFYRSIANFAAKALKTGGALYFEINEALGLQTKEVMEQAGFAYIEIKKDLYDKDRMAKGILK, from the coding sequence ATGCCACTGGTAAAAGAATTTGAAAACCACCTTACGGAAAAGCTCTCCGTTTTATATGATCAGCAGGAAGCTCGTAGTATTGCTCAGTTAGTGCTCATGCATCTTCTTAAGTTTAACAAGGTACAGCTTTCCATGAATGGAATTCGGGAATTGACTATGCAGGAAGTAACCTCAATAGAAATGGTGCTCATCGAATTATTAACAGGTAAACCGGTGCAATATGTATTAGGTGAAACTGAATTTTATGGTTGCCGGATAAAAGTCAATGAAAATGTGCTTATTCCGCGCCCCGAAACGGAAGAACTGGTACATTGGATATTGGCAGATCAGAAAAAGAACAGTAAAGAAGATATTTCTATTCTTGATGTTTGTACCGGAAGCGGATGCATACCCATTGCCTTAAAAAAAAACCTGCATTCAGCAAAAGTTCAAGGTCTTGATATTTCTTATGGTGCTTTAGAAACAGCTATGCAAAACGCTGTGCTTAATAAAACAGAAGTAAAGTTTTATCAGTGCGATATTTTGCAGTTGCAACCCGTAAATGAAAGAGAGTTTGATATTATTGTTAGTAATCCCCCTTATGTTCGCGATTCTGAGAAAGAAAAGATGCATAAAAATGTACTGGATTTTGAACCTCATTTAGCTTTATTTGTAGAAGATAATGATCCTTTACTGTTTTATCGTTCAATTGCCAATTTTGCAGCTAAGGCATTAAAAACAGGAGGAGCGCTTTATTTCGAGATCAATGAGGCATTGGGTTTGCAAACCAAGGAAGTAATGGAGCAAGCCGGTTTCGCTTATATTGAAATTAAGAAAGATCTTTACGATAAAGATCGGATGGCGAAGGGAATTCTAAAATAA
- a CDS encoding histidine phosphatase family protein, giving the protein MEILSNHPAFLGEDVDLQNRDYQKILYIVRHGETDFNRSGVVQGRGVNTDLNDLGREQAQRFFETYRTVPFDKVYTSTLKRTHQTMHPFIEGGLQWEQHPGFDELDWGENEGKPYHSEVVQSFTAVTDAWTSGQYDVRFTGGESPLEVSKRQLEAIDHVLSQENEKQVLICMHGRAMRILLCGLLQIEFKHMDSFIHQNTSLYTLGYDGQRFEMLTFNSLAHLED; this is encoded by the coding sequence ATGGAAATATTGTCAAATCACCCTGCATTTTTAGGTGAGGATGTAGATTTACAAAACCGAGATTACCAAAAGATCCTATATATAGTCAGACATGGAGAAACTGATTTCAATCGTAGTGGGGTAGTGCAAGGTCGTGGAGTAAATACTGATTTAAATGATCTAGGCCGTGAACAAGCTCAACGTTTCTTTGAAACTTATAGAACCGTGCCGTTTGACAAAGTATATACTTCTACATTAAAACGTACTCATCAAACGATGCATCCTTTTATTGAAGGAGGTTTGCAGTGGGAACAGCATCCTGGATTTGATGAATTGGATTGGGGCGAAAATGAAGGCAAACCTTATCATTCGGAGGTTGTTCAAAGTTTTACAGCGGTAACCGATGCGTGGACAAGCGGTCAGTATGATGTGCGGTTTACCGGTGGCGAGAGCCCGCTGGAAGTTAGTAAGCGTCAATTGGAAGCAATTGATCATGTACTTTCACAGGAAAATGAAAAACAAGTGTTGATATGTATGCATGGCCGTGCTATGCGTATTTTGCTTTGTGGTTTGCTCCAGATTGAGTTTAAACACATGGATTCATTTATCCACCAAAATACATCTTTATACACCCTGGGATATGATGGGCAGCGCTTTGAGATGTTAACTTTTAATTCCTTGGCCCATTTGGAGGATTAA
- a CDS encoding acyl-CoA thioesterase yields the protein MTDEQPYYRVKYSQTTITELMVPSYANFGGKIHGGTLLSLMDKVAYACASRHAGSYCVTVSVDEVNFLAPVEVGELVSLHASVNYVGNTSLVIGIRVESENVKTRKIKHTNTSYVTMVAKDEKTNELKKVPGLILEDKEEARRFIEAIKRKELKKRYAHEFDNVKAEETLEGNLSLLSGQRCVLNLDEAGL from the coding sequence ATGACCGACGAACAGCCGTATTACCGGGTAAAATACTCTCAGACCACTATCACCGAATTAATGGTTCCATCTTATGCTAATTTTGGCGGCAAGATTCATGGAGGTACTTTACTATCATTAATGGACAAAGTGGCTTATGCATGCGCATCCCGTCATGCCGGATCTTACTGTGTAACCGTTTCTGTGGATGAAGTCAATTTTTTAGCACCTGTTGAAGTAGGTGAATTAGTTTCATTACATGCTTCGGTTAATTACGTAGGGAATACATCATTGGTGATAGGTATTCGTGTGGAAAGTGAAAATGTTAAAACCCGGAAGATAAAGCATACCAATACCTCCTACGTAACAATGGTGGCAAAGGATGAAAAGACGAATGAGCTTAAAAAAGTTCCCGGATTAATACTGGAGGATAAGGAAGAGGCAAGACGTTTCATTGAGGCGATTAAGCGCAAGGAGTTAAAGAAACGATATGCACATGAGTTTGATAATGTAAAGGCTGAAGAAACTCTGGAAGGCAATCTTTCGTTATTGTCGGGTCAGCGTTGTGTTTTAAATTTAGATGAAGCGGGTTTATAA
- the xerD gene encoding site-specific tyrosine recombinase XerD codes for MNSEHYIKAYRSYLKLEKSLSSNSVDAYINDVNKLSQFIEYKQLNISITQIKLQHLKDFLMWIYELGMEASTQARILSGLRSFFQYLVLEDVIADDPTALLEGPKLARKLPDTLSIHEINKLIDTIDLSTPEGIRNKAMLEMLYGSGLRVSELVNLKLSSIYADVEFMKVIGKGNKERLVPMSSSSIKHLTIYKESIRNHQVIKQGNEDIVFLNRRGSQMSRVMVFIIIKDLAEKAGIRKTISPHTLRHSFATHLVEGGADLRAVQEMLGHESITTTEIYTHLDRDFLRQTIIDFHPRA; via the coding sequence ATGAATAGTGAACATTATATTAAAGCCTACCGATCTTATTTAAAACTGGAAAAATCGCTCTCGTCAAATTCTGTTGATGCTTATATTAATGATGTAAATAAACTATCCCAATTTATTGAATACAAACAACTAAACATTTCAATTACCCAGATAAAGCTTCAACATTTAAAAGATTTTTTAATGTGGATCTATGAATTAGGGATGGAGGCTAGCACTCAGGCGCGTATACTGTCAGGCTTACGTTCTTTTTTTCAGTATTTAGTTTTGGAGGATGTAATAGCAGATGATCCAACCGCTTTACTAGAGGGACCTAAGCTTGCAAGAAAGCTCCCCGACACGTTAAGTATTCATGAAATCAACAAATTAATCGATACGATTGACCTTTCTACTCCTGAAGGAATTCGCAACAAGGCAATGCTGGAAATGCTATATGGCAGCGGATTACGTGTATCAGAGTTAGTTAACCTGAAACTTTCATCTATTTACGCTGATGTAGAGTTTATGAAAGTGATTGGAAAAGGAAATAAAGAGCGTTTGGTTCCAATGAGCTCTTCCTCCATTAAGCATTTAACCATTTATAAAGAATCCATTAGAAATCATCAGGTTATAAAACAAGGTAATGAAGATATTGTATTCCTTAACCGCAGAGGCTCGCAAATGAGCCGGGTTATGGTATTCATCATTATTAAAGATTTGGCTGAAAAAGCGGGCATCAGGAAAACGATTAGTCCGCATACATTACGACATTCATTTGCTACGCATCTTGTAGAGGGAGGTGCCGATTTACGCGCTGTACAAGAAATGCTAGGGCACGAGTCTATTACTACCACCGAAATCTATACGCATCTCGACAGAGACTTCTTAAGACAAACCATTATCGATTTTCATCCAAGAGCCTAA
- a CDS encoding zinc-binding dehydrogenase — protein MKALVLEGLNQPLTVKEVETPSLLPDEVLVKVKAASFNHRDNWIQVGLYAGIKYPIILGSDGAGVVSEVGEDVDKAWLNKEVLINPGNFWGNTEKYQAKEFKILGLPEDGTFAEYVKTKAINLYDKPAHLSFEEAAAIPLGGVTAFRALFSRAGAQAKEKVLINGVGGGVALFALQYAVAEGCEVYVTSGSDEKIEKAKFLGAYGGVNYRISSWVNDLKEMAGGFDVIVDSAAGEGFRDLVELANPGGRIVFYGATKGTIKDLDPRRIFWKQLNILGSTMGSKHDFENMLRFIEQHKLLPVVDKVFDFTEANEALERMKKSEQFGKIVLKID, from the coding sequence ATGAAAGCATTAGTTCTTGAAGGGTTAAATCAACCTTTAACAGTAAAAGAAGTGGAAACTCCATCATTACTACCGGATGAAGTTTTGGTAAAAGTTAAAGCCGCATCATTTAACCATAGAGATAACTGGATTCAGGTTGGATTATATGCCGGTATTAAATACCCTATTATTCTGGGTTCTGATGGCGCAGGTGTTGTAAGTGAGGTGGGTGAAGATGTTGACAAGGCCTGGCTAAACAAGGAAGTGCTTATTAACCCTGGGAATTTTTGGGGCAATACGGAAAAATACCAGGCAAAGGAGTTCAAAATTTTAGGCTTACCAGAAGATGGCACTTTTGCTGAGTATGTAAAAACAAAAGCTATCAATCTGTACGATAAACCGGCACACTTAAGTTTTGAGGAAGCAGCTGCAATTCCATTAGGTGGAGTAACTGCATTTAGAGCGTTATTCTCAAGAGCGGGTGCTCAAGCTAAAGAGAAGGTGCTGATCAATGGTGTTGGCGGTGGTGTAGCATTATTTGCCTTGCAATATGCAGTGGCTGAAGGATGCGAAGTATATGTAACTTCTGGCTCTGATGAAAAAATTGAGAAGGCCAAATTCTTAGGTGCTTATGGAGGTGTAAACTATCGCATTTCATCATGGGTAAACGATCTGAAAGAAATGGCTGGTGGTTTTGATGTGATTGTCGATAGTGCAGCAGGTGAAGGCTTTAGGGATTTAGTGGAGCTTGCCAATCCAGGTGGACGAATTGTATTTTATGGCGCAACAAAAGGAACGATCAAAGACCTTGACCCTCGCCGGATTTTCTGGAAACAGTTAAACATTTTAGGTTCTACTATGGGGAGCAAACATGATTTTGAAAATATGCTTCGTTTTATTGAACAGCATAAATTACTCCCGGTAGTAGACAAAGTATTTGACTTTACAGAAGCAAATGAGGCTTTGGAACGAATGAAAAAATCGGAACAGTTCGGGAAGATTGTGCTGAAGATAGATTAA
- the mqnE gene encoding aminofutalosine synthase MqnE gives MRSETQLDILLADPHLAPELKNIAQKVKNSERITFDEGVLLFEKGELGYLGTLANYIREKKNGDYTYFNRNFHIEPTNLCVYDCKFCSYSRLIKQRSEGWEFTMDEMFDMVKKYDGKHVTEVHIVGGVLPQYDFKFYTELFSKIKAHRPELHVKALTPVEYHYIFKKAKLSYAEGMRLMKEAGLESMPGGGAEIFHPDIRNQIAADKCTADQWLEIHEEWHKLGMRSNATMLYGHIESFWHRIHHLEELRKLQDKTGGFQAFIPLKFRNKDNQMSDVAEVSVVEDLRNYAISRIYLDNFDHIKSYWAMIGRVTSQLSLAFGVDDIDGTIDDTTKIYSMAGSEEQHPAMSTEELVELIKHVNRHPIERDTLYNTVTDYMNYDFSAEQKEAGFISLPVIQ, from the coding sequence ATGAGATCTGAAACACAACTTGACATACTTTTAGCAGATCCACATCTTGCTCCTGAATTAAAAAATATAGCTCAAAAAGTAAAAAACAGCGAACGCATAACATTTGATGAGGGTGTTTTACTTTTTGAAAAAGGTGAACTTGGCTATTTGGGTACACTAGCTAACTATATCAGGGAGAAAAAAAATGGCGATTATACCTACTTCAATCGCAATTTTCATATTGAGCCCACCAATCTTTGTGTGTATGATTGTAAATTCTGCTCTTACTCGCGTTTAATAAAGCAACGTTCAGAAGGGTGGGAGTTTACCATGGACGAGATGTTTGACATGGTAAAAAAATACGATGGTAAGCATGTTACAGAGGTTCATATTGTTGGAGGTGTACTACCACAGTATGATTTCAAATTCTATACTGAACTATTTAGCAAAATAAAAGCTCATCGTCCGGAACTGCATGTAAAAGCACTTACGCCAGTTGAGTATCATTATATCTTCAAAAAAGCGAAACTTAGTTATGCTGAAGGTATGCGTTTAATGAAAGAAGCAGGACTTGAGTCAATGCCAGGTGGTGGGGCTGAAATATTCCATCCGGATATTCGTAATCAAATTGCTGCCGATAAATGTACTGCTGATCAATGGTTGGAAATTCACGAGGAATGGCACAAACTGGGTATGAGGTCCAACGCAACTATGCTGTATGGACATATCGAAAGTTTTTGGCACCGGATTCATCATTTGGAAGAATTAAGAAAACTTCAGGATAAAACAGGAGGTTTCCAGGCATTTATTCCACTAAAATTCAGAAACAAGGATAATCAGATGTCTGATGTGGCGGAAGTCTCTGTTGTTGAAGATTTAAGGAACTATGCCATTTCACGCATCTATCTAGATAATTTCGATCACATCAAATCCTATTGGGCAATGATCGGTCGCGTTACATCACAATTGTCGTTGGCCTTTGGTGTGGATGATATCGATGGAACTATTGACGATACAACAAAGATTTATTCAATGGCAGGCTCGGAAGAACAGCACCCGGCAATGAGTACCGAAGAATTAGTTGAATTGATAAAACATGTAAACCGTCACCCGATTGAGCGTGATACCTTATACAATACTGTCACCGATTATATGAACTACGATTTTTCTGCTGAACAGAAAGAAGCCGGGTTTATTTCTTTGCCGGTTATTCAATAG
- a CDS encoding IMPACT family protein, with protein sequence MLFEDTYQTIAAPAEGIFRDKGSKFLAYAYPVKTEDEVKEWLQVLKKEHPTARHHCYAWRFGLDRSVFRANDDGEPSGTAGRPILNVLLSKDVTNVVVFVVRYFGGTLLGVPGLINAYKTATIEALNNAAIIQKTVNDVYRVDFEYLQMNDVMKVLKDDAIKILNQQFDNACSIEFELKKSEVNRLIGKLEGLKAGIHYLRTV encoded by the coding sequence ATGTTATTTGAAGATACATATCAAACTATAGCAGCTCCGGCTGAGGGTATTTTTCGAGATAAGGGAAGTAAATTCTTGGCCTATGCTTATCCGGTTAAAACGGAAGATGAGGTAAAAGAATGGTTGCAAGTATTGAAAAAAGAGCATCCTACTGCACGGCATCATTGCTATGCATGGCGTTTCGGACTTGATCGTTCCGTTTTTAGGGCCAATGATGATGGAGAACCTTCCGGAACTGCGGGAAGACCGATTCTGAATGTCTTACTGTCCAAAGATGTTACCAATGTGGTTGTATTTGTGGTTAGGTATTTTGGAGGAACATTATTAGGTGTACCCGGCTTGATAAATGCCTATAAAACAGCAACCATAGAAGCCTTGAATAATGCTGCAATAATTCAAAAAACTGTTAATGATGTTTATCGTGTTGATTTTGAGTATTTACAGATGAATGATGTAATGAAGGTACTTAAGGACGATGCCATAAAAATTCTTAATCAACAGTTTGACAATGCCTGTTCAATTGAATTTGAGTTAAAGAAATCGGAGGTTAACCGATTAATAGGCAAACTGGAAGGTTTAAAGGCAGGGATTCACTATTTAAGGACAGTATAG
- a CDS encoding TlpA family protein disulfide reductase, translated as MKRLLVIICLFPLLSCAQQQQKKSDIVIKDINDKVISYDEMSYLLLTGDYKMQQLKNEQGEFSEIKLLKTTPQEKDAALQTLSTPNPFFKHGENVPNEKFTTIDGQELSFEQLKGKVIVVNVWFTTCAPCLKEMPELNELVEEYKSNEKVVFLAFSTDNKQTVERFLTRRSFNYKHIAGVGDMLEKLELGTFPTNLVITPEGKTMFIAGGYFPTIKQILKYMIDKSLDINDL; from the coding sequence ATGAAGAGATTACTAGTTATTATCTGTTTATTTCCATTGCTGAGTTGTGCTCAGCAGCAACAGAAGAAATCTGATATTGTTATTAAAGATATTAACGATAAAGTTATTTCTTATGATGAAATGAGTTACTTGTTATTAACAGGCGACTATAAAATGCAGCAGTTGAAAAATGAACAGGGAGAATTTTCGGAGATCAAACTTTTAAAAACTACTCCACAGGAAAAAGATGCTGCATTACAAACGTTAAGTACACCCAATCCATTTTTTAAACATGGTGAAAATGTTCCCAATGAAAAATTCACCACAATTGACGGTCAGGAACTGAGTTTTGAACAGCTTAAAGGGAAGGTGATAGTTGTGAATGTATGGTTTACAACCTGCGCTCCTTGTTTAAAAGAAATGCCCGAACTGAATGAGTTGGTTGAAGAATACAAGTCTAATGAGAAAGTTGTTTTTCTTGCTTTTTCAACAGATAATAAACAAACGGTTGAACGTTTCCTGACTCGTCGTTCGTTCAATTATAAACACATAGCCGGAGTAGGAGATATGTTGGAGAAATTGGAACTAGGAACTTTTCCAACCAACCTGGTTATAACTCCTGAAGGAAAGACAATGTTTATTGCCGGTGGATATTTTCCGACTATTAAACAAATCCTTAAATATATGATAGATAAGTCATTGGATATAAATGATTTATAG
- a CDS encoding nucleoside phosphorylase, whose product MLISETDLILNPDGSVYHLNLFPEDIADTIITVGDLERVGEVSKYFDKIELKKNKREFVTHTGSIGNKRITVISTGIGTDNIDIVFNELDALVNVDFQERIEKKVHRSLDIIRIGTSGSLQPDIPMDTLLFTTYGIGFDNLMRYYEYENSNTELTILEALNEQLSFSPYVFSADKTLKSKLSEGMLEGMTVTCSGFYAPQGRTIRVPNRHPDFITKLQQFTYNGSRITNLEMETAGILGMAKVLGHKACSINAILAARLEKKFSKNPSAIVEKAIKLVLERLTA is encoded by the coding sequence ATGCTAATTTCCGAAACTGATCTGATTTTAAACCCAGATGGATCTGTATACCATTTAAATCTATTTCCTGAAGATATTGCTGATACCATAATTACAGTTGGAGATCTGGAGCGTGTAGGCGAGGTTTCTAAATATTTCGACAAAATCGAGTTAAAAAAGAATAAACGAGAATTTGTTACACATACTGGAAGTATTGGAAATAAACGAATCACAGTGATTTCTACAGGAATCGGGACAGATAATATTGATATCGTTTTCAATGAGTTAGACGCTTTGGTAAATGTAGATTTTCAAGAGCGTATAGAAAAAAAGGTACATAGATCGTTAGATATTATCCGTATCGGAACGTCTGGCAGTTTACAACCCGACATCCCAATGGATACTTTGCTCTTTACCACTTACGGAATCGGATTTGATAATTTAATGCGCTATTACGAATATGAGAATTCCAATACTGAGTTAACTATTCTAGAAGCACTAAATGAACAATTATCTTTTAGTCCGTATGTATTTTCTGCGGATAAAACATTGAAAAGTAAATTATCAGAAGGTATGCTTGAGGGCATGACCGTTACCTGTAGTGGATTTTATGCTCCCCAGGGACGAACGATCAGAGTTCCCAACCGCCATCCCGATTTTATAACTAAATTACAGCAATTCACTTATAATGGTTCCAGAATTACTAACCTAGAGATGGAAACAGCCGGGATTTTAGGAATGGCAAAAGTGTTGGGACACAAAGCTTGTTCAATAAATGCTATTTTGGCAGCTCGACTTGAGAAAAAGTTTAGCAAGAATCCCTCTGCAATTGTTGAAAAAGCAATTAAATTAGTTTTAGAACGATTAACCGCTTAA
- a CDS encoding DUF3050 domain-containing protein: MQRSIQQIRSTIEPLREQLIKHPLYEHIKTIDHLRIFMEHHVYAVWDFMSLLKSLQQNLTCTEAPWMPVGSAETRYLINEIVVGEESDVDQNGKRTSHFELYLDAMLQAKADKSKLKFFLKCVTGIYSVENALRTAELAESIQQFVNFTFDTIAEGKLYTQAAVFTFGREDLIPDMFLSILKELDQQYPGEISIFKYYIERHIEVDGGHHGELALKMTQELCGDDEEKWEAAEKAVIGALKARIKLWDGILYEIKRK, from the coding sequence ATGCAAAGATCTATACAACAAATACGCTCTACCATTGAACCTTTACGTGAACAGCTGATTAAACATCCGCTGTACGAACACATTAAAACCATTGATCATCTGCGTATTTTCATGGAACACCATGTTTATGCCGTATGGGATTTTATGTCGTTGCTAAAGAGTCTTCAGCAAAATTTAACTTGTACAGAAGCACCTTGGATGCCTGTAGGTTCTGCTGAAACACGTTATTTGATCAACGAGATTGTAGTAGGTGAAGAAAGTGATGTAGATCAAAACGGTAAACGCACAAGCCATTTTGAACTTTATCTTGATGCGATGCTTCAGGCTAAAGCTGATAAATCAAAGCTGAAATTTTTTCTCAAATGCGTTACCGGTATTTATTCAGTTGAAAACGCCTTACGTACGGCAGAGTTAGCTGAGTCTATTCAGCAGTTTGTAAACTTTACCTTTGATACCATTGCAGAAGGCAAGTTATATACACAGGCTGCCGTATTTACATTCGGTCGTGAAGATTTAATTCCAGATATGTTCTTGTCAATTCTGAAAGAGTTAGATCAGCAGTATCCTGGAGAAATCAGCATATTCAAATATTATATCGAACGTCATATCGAAGTTGATGGCGGTCATCATGGAGAGCTTGCTCTTAAAATGACGCAAGAACTTTGCGGGGATGATGAAGAGAAATGGGAAGCAGCAGAAAAAGCAGTAATTGGTGCTTTGAAAGCCCGCATTAAACTTTGGGATGGTATTCTTTACGAGATAAAGAGAAAATAA